The sequence GTTTACAGCAACGGGCCGCTTTAGGAGAGCAAGAGAGAAGCAATAAAAGTTTTTTAATCCGGAAAAAGTTAGAAGACCTGCCGGAATTCAAAACAGCTCAAACAGTGATGTTATTCCTTAACTTTCGCGATGAAGTCGAAACAACTGCCTCAGCGGAAGCGGTAGTTGCGTGTAAAAAAAAGCTTATATTACCTCGTTGTGCGCCTAAGGGGATACTTCTTCCTCTGAAAGTCAGCAATCTAGCGGTAGATCTTGAGCCGGGAGCTTGGGGAATTCGTGAACCAAAACTGACGAATGAGGAGGTAAATCCTTTAGAGATTGATTTAGTCGTTGTACCTGGAGCGGGATTTGACCTGCAGGGAAATCGCTTAGGGTATGGGGGAGGCTTTTATGATCGCTTTTTTCCGCGATTAAAGAGCTTGACGCCCAGGGTAGCTCTTGGTTTTGAATGTCAGATTATTGACCAAGTACCTGTTGATAAGCACGATGTTAAAATGACTAAATTAGTCACGGAAAAAATGGTCTACGATTTTGGAAAAATAGCAAATCAATAGGGGGGATTTTTTTGTGCACTGCGTGTGAAGAGCTAGTAGATCCTAAGGAAATCCAGCTGGAAGAAATAATTAATAGGCATAAACATCAGAACGGACCTCTTATCCCAGTTTTGCAAGGAGCACAAGAGGTTTATGGGTATTTGCCTGCTCATGTGCTAAAACACATTAGTAAAGCCTTGCATATCCCGTTAGCCAGAATTTATGGTGTAGTTACATTTTATGCCCAGTTTCGCTTAACTCCTATGGGACGTAATTTAATCAATATCTGTTTGGGAACTGCTTGTCATGTTCGTGGCGGTGCCAAGATTGTAGAAGCTCTTGAAAAGGAATTAAAGATTAAAGATGGAGCTACAACAGAGGATGGACGTTTTACTTTAGAAGTCGTGGCCTGCATTGGAGCTTGTGGACTGGCACCTGTAATATCAATTAACAATGAGGTTCATGGACGTTTAGTACCGGAGAGCATTGCCGGGATATTGGCTAAATACGAGTAGGGGGATAAAGGGATGGCTGAGAACCAACGGATTCTAGTTTGTGCAGGAACCGGATGTGCCTCATCAGGAGCACTTCCAATCATTGATATCTTGAAAGAGGAAATCAAGCGGCAAGGACTTGAAGAAACCGTAAGTGTCGTTGGAACGGGATGTCAAGGTTTTTGCGAAAAAGGACCTACGCTAGTTATTGAGCCCCAGCACATTTTATATACCCGTGTCACTAAAGAGGATGTCGAGGAAATCGTATCCCAAGAGCTTATCAAGGGAGAACGGGTTGAGCGGCTTCTGCTCATTGATCAGACAACTC comes from Desulfosporosinus meridiei DSM 13257 and encodes:
- a CDS encoding 5-formyltetrahydrofolate cyclo-ligase, with the protein product MNEESYCSKIEVRKSCLQQRAALGEQERSNKSFLIRKKLEDLPEFKTAQTVMLFLNFRDEVETTASAEAVVACKKKLILPRCAPKGILLPLKVSNLAVDLEPGAWGIREPKLTNEEVNPLEIDLVVVPGAGFDLQGNRLGYGGGFYDRFFPRLKSLTPRVALGFECQIIDQVPVDKHDVKMTKLVTEKMVYDFGKIANQ
- the nuoE gene encoding NADH-quinone oxidoreductase subunit NuoE, producing the protein MCTACEELVDPKEIQLEEIINRHKHQNGPLIPVLQGAQEVYGYLPAHVLKHISKALHIPLARIYGVVTFYAQFRLTPMGRNLINICLGTACHVRGGAKIVEALEKELKIKDGATTEDGRFTLEVVACIGACGLAPVISINNEVHGRLVPESIAGILAKYE